From a single Saccharomyces kudriavzevii IFO 1802 strain IFO1802 genome assembly, chromosome: 15 genomic region:
- the HRP1 gene encoding Hrp1p (similar to Saccharomyces cerevisiae HRP1 (YOL123W); ancestral locus Anc_3.49), which translates to MSSDEEDFNDIYADDKPTTTGEVKKDEDQKKNGSGTSQLDQLAALQALSSSLNKLNNPNSNNSSSNNNSNQESSSSKQDGTANEEKESSNEETKNEKPQEGAMSANANANVSSAGAPGLPWEQLQQTMSQFQQPSSQSPPTQQQVAQTKEERSKADLSKESCKMFIGGLNWDTTEDNLREYFGKYGTVTDLKIMKDPATGRSRGFGFLSFEKPSSVDEVVKTQHILDGKVIDPKRAIPRDEQDKTGKIFVGGIGPDVRPKEFEEFFSQWGTIIDAQLMLDKDTGQSRGFGFVTYDSADAVDRVCQNKFIDFKDRKIEIKRAEPRHMQQKSSNNGGTNTGSTGNMNRRGGNFSNQGDFNQMYQNPMMGGYNPMMNPQAMTDYYQKMQEYYQQMQKQTGMDYTQMYQQQMQQMAMMMPGFAMPPNAMTLNQPQQDSSTAQGSPAPSDSDNNKSNDVQTIGNTSTTDSGSPPLNLPNGPKGPSQYNDDHNSGYGYNRDRGDRDRNDRDRDYNQRSGGNHRRNGRGGRGGYNRRNNGYHPYNR; encoded by the coding sequence ATGAGCTCtgacgaagaagattttAACGATATCTACGCCGACGATAAGCCAACCACTACTGGagaagtgaaaaaagatgaagaccagaagaaaaatggcaGCGGTACGTCTCAACTAGATCAACTAGCCGCCTTACAAGCATTATCTTCTAGCTTGAACAAACTAAATAATCCAAATAGTAACAACAGTagtagtaataataatagcaacCAAGAGTCGTCTTCTAGCAAGCAAGATGGCACTgcaaatgaagaaaaggaaagctccaatgaagaaactaaaaatGAGAAACCACAAGAAGGCGCTATGTCTGCAAACGCCAATGCAAACGTTAGTTCTGCCGGAGCTCCTGGCTTACCTTGGGAACAACTTCAACAAACAATGTCGCAATTCCAGCAACCATCTTCTCAGTCACCACCCACTCAGCAACAAGTGGCTCaaaccaaagaagaacGTTCGAAAGCTGATTTGTCGAAAGAAAGTTGTAAGATGTTCATTGGTGGTCTAAATTGGGATACGACCGAAGATAATCTTCGTGAATACTTCGGTAAATACGGTACCGTCACAGACTTGAAAATCATGAAAGATCCCGCTACTGGTAGATCTAGAGGGTTCGGTTTCTtgtcttttgaaaaacctTCCAGTGTCGACGAAGTGGTAAAGACACAGCATATTCTCGATGGTAAAGTTATCGACCCAAAAAGAGCTATCCCAAGAGATGAGCAAGATAAAACCGGCAAAATCTTTGTCGGTGGAATTGGCCCAGATGTTAGACCAAAGGAATTCGAAGAGTTTTTCTCCCAATGGGGTACAATTATTGATGCTCAGTTGATGTTAGATAAGGACACTGGTCAATCAAGAGGCTTTGGTTTTGTCACTTATGATTCTGCCGACGCCGTCGACAGAGTCTGTCAGAATaaatttattgattttaaagatcgcaaaattgaaatcaaGAGAGCTGAGCCAAGACATATGCAACAGAAATCATCAAACAACGGCGGAACCAATACCGGAAGTACCGGCAACATGAACCGTCGTGGTGGTAACTTTAGTAACCAGGGGGACTTCAACCAAATGTATCAAAATCCAATGATGGGAGGTTACAATCCAATGATGAATCCACAAGCAATGACTGATTACTATCAAAAGATGCAAGAATATTACCAGCAAATGCAAAAACAAACCGGTATGGACTACACTCAAATGTACCAACAACAAATGCAACAAATGGCAATGATGATGCCTGGGTTTGCAATGCCACCAAATGCAATGACTTTGAATCAACCACAACAAGATTCAAGCACTGCCCAAGGCTCCCCAGCACCTTCAGATTCTGACAATAATAAATCCAATGACGTCCAAACCATTGGCAATACTTCAACCACTGATTCAGGTTCTCCACCTTTGAATCTACCTAACGGCCCAAAGGGTCCATCGCAATACAATGACGACCACAATAGCGGCTATGGCTACAACCGCGATCGCGGTGATCGTGATCGTAATGACCGTGACCGTGACTATAATCAGCGTAGCGGCGGAAACCACAGGAGAAATGGCCGTGGTGGTCGCGGTGGATATAATAGACGTAATAATGGCTACCATCCATACAAtaggtaa
- the SMF1 gene encoding divalent metal ion transporter SMF1 (similar to Saccharomyces cerevisiae SMF1 (YOL122C); ancestral locus Anc_3.50): MANVSSSHAAVAVGASEAHQRKYSSEEVIELKDKKDFKVAPEEDAPIKTFTVNSSDHEEDNAHVSKRQVMRDIFSKYLKFIGPGLMVSVAYIDPGNYSTAVDAGASNQFSLLCIILLSNFIAIFLQCLCIKLGSVTGLDLSRACREYLPRWLNWTLYFFAECAVIATDIAEVIGTAIALNILIKVPLPAGVAITVVDVFLIMFTYRPGASSIRFIRMFECFVAVLVVGVCICFAVELAYIPKTTSVKQVFRGFVPSSQMFEHNGIYTAVSILGATVMPHSLFLGSALVQPRLLDYDVKHGNYTVSNDDDKKKQSKSDEAIMEEKYYNYRPTNAAIKYCMKYSMIELSVTLFTLALFVNCAILVVAGSTLYNSSEADGADLFTIHELLSRNLAPAAGTIFMLALLLSGQSAGVVCTMAGQIVSEGHINWKLQPWQRRLATRCISIIPCLIISICIGREALSKALNASQVVLSIVLPFLVAPLIFFTCKKSIMKTEITVDHTEGDNSNHQNVNTASGAVVNASNEVDQSNTSDMELENGKEVKIVHMANNWVITVIAIIVWIFLSLLNVYAIVQLGMSHGDVS; the protein is encoded by the coding sequence ATGGCCAATGTTAGTTCTTCTCATGCCGCAGTTGCTGTTGGCGCTAGCGAAGCCcatcaaagaaagtatTCCTCCGAGGAAGTTATTGAATTGAAGGATAAAAAAGATTTTAAAGTGGCCCCTGAGGAAGACGCTCCAATAAAGACTTTCACAGTCAACTCAAGTGACCACGAAGAAGACAATGCACATGTTTCGAAGAGACAGGTCATGagagatattttttctaaataCTTGAAGTTTATTGGTCCCGGATTAATGGTTAGTGTGGCTTATATCGATCCCGGTAATTACTCTACTGCTGTTGACGCAGGTGCCTCCAATCAATTTTCACTACTTTGTATCATATTGTTATCCAATTTTATCGCTATATTCTTGCAATGCCTATGCATCAAGTTAGGTTCTGTCACCGGACTGGATTTGAGTAGGGCTTGTAGAGAGTATTTGCCAAGATGGCTCAACTGGACATTGTACTTCTTCGCAGAATGTGCTGTTATAGCCACTGATATAGCCGAAGTTATTGGTACAGCGATTGCTTTGAACATTCTGATCAAGGTGCCACTACCTGCGGGTGTGGCCATAACCGTTGTGGATGTGTTCTTAATAATGTTTACATACAGGCCAGGAGCATCTTCAATCAGGTTTATTAGAATGTTTGAGTGCTTTGTTGCAGTATTGGTTGTTGGCGTCTGCATTTGTTTCGCAGTAGAATTGGCCTACATCCCAAAGACTACCTCGGTGAAACAAGTATTTAGGGGATTTGTTCCATCGTCTCAAATGTTTGAGCATAATGGTATTTATACTGCCGTCTCTATTTTAGGTGCTACTGTCATGCCACATTCCTTATTCTTGGGTTCTGCATTGGTGCAGCCGAGGCTTTTAGATTATGACGTTAAGCACGGTAATTATACTGTTTCaaacgatgatgataaaaagaagcaatCCAAATCTGATGAAGCAATcatggaagaaaaatactaCAATTATAGACCCACTAATGCTGCTATAAAGTACTGTATGAAATATTCTATGATTGAATTAAGCGTAACTCTTTTCACATTGGCCCTCTTCGTCAACTGCGCCATCTTAGTGGTAGCAGGTTCTACGCTATACAATTCTTCAGAGGCAGATGGGGCAGACTTATTTACTATTCATGAGTTGTTATCGAGAAATTTGGCACCAGCAGCAGGAACGATTTTCATGTTGGCGCTTTTATTAAGTGGTCAATCTGCAGGCGTGGTATGTACTATGGCAGGCCAGATTGTTAGTGAAGGTCATATTAATTGGAAGTTGCAACCATGGCAAAGACGATTAGCAACCAGATGCATTTCCATAATACCCTGTTTGATCATTTCTATTTGTATTGGTAGAGAAGCGTTGTCAAAGGCGTTAAATGCTTCCCAAGTCGTCTTATCTATAGTcttgccatttttggtCGCCcctttgattttctttacctGTAAGAAATCTATCATGAAAACAGAAATCACTGTTGATCATACTGAAGGAGACAATAGTAATCATCAAAATGTCAACACCGCTTCTGGGGCTGTAGTCAATGCAAGCAATGAGGTCGACCAAAGTAATACTAGTGATATGGAATTAGAAAATGGGAAGGAAGTCAAAATTGTTCATATGGCGAATAACTGGGTCATCACAGTGATTGCTATCATTGTGTGGATTTTCTTATCATTATTAAACGTTTACGCCATTGTCCAATTGGGTATGTCGCATGGTGATGTCAGTTAG
- the RPS19A gene encoding 40S ribosomal protein eS19 (similar to Saccharomyces cerevisiae RPS19B (YNL302C) and RPS19A (YOL121C); ancestral locus Anc_3.51): MPGVSVRDVAAQDFINAYASFLQRQGKLEVPGYVDIVKTSSGNEMPPQDSEGWFYKRAASVARHIYMRKQVGVGKLNKLYGGAKSRGVRPFKHIDASGSINRKVLQALEKIGIVEISPKGGRRISENGQRDLDRIAAQTLEEDE; encoded by the exons ATGCCAGGTGTTTCCGTTAG AGACGTTGCTGCTCAAGATTTTATTAACGCTTATGCTTCTTTCTTGCAAAGACAAGGTAAGCTAGAAGTTCCAGGTTACGTTGACATTGTCAAGACCTCTTCTGGTAACGAAATGCCACCACAAGATTCCGAAGGTTGGTTCTACAAGCGTGCCGCCTCTGTTGCTAGACACATTTACATGAGAAAGCAAGTCGGTGTCGGtaaattgaacaaattgTACGGTGGTGCCAAGAGCAGAGGTGTCAGACCATTTAAGCACATTGACGCTTCTGGTTCCATCAACAGAAAGGTTTTGCAAGCTTTGGAAAAGATCGGTATCGTTGAAATTTCTCCAAAGGGTGGTAGAAGAATCTCTGAAAACGGTCAAAGAGATTTGGATCGTATTGCCGCTcaaactttggaagaagacgaataa
- the RPL18A gene encoding 60S ribosomal protein eL18 (similar to Saccharomyces cerevisiae RPL18B (YNL301C) and RPL18A (YOL120C); ancestral locus Anc_3.52) — translation MGIDHTSKQHKRSGHRTAPKSDNVYLKLLVKLYTFLARRTDAPFNKVVLKALFLSKINRPPVSASRISRALKQEGAANKTVVVVGTVTDDSRIYEFPKTTVAALRFTAGARAKIVKAGGECITLDQLAVRAPKGQNTLILRGPRNSREAVRHFGMGPHKGKAPRILSTGRKFERARGRRRSKGFKV, via the exons ATGGGTATCGATCACACTTCCAAGCAACATAAGAGATCTGGTCACAGAACTGCTCCAAAGTCTGACAATGTCTACTTGAAGTTATTAGTCAAATTATACACTTTCTTAGCTC gTCGTACTGATGCTCCATTCAACAAGGTTGTCTTAAAGGCTTTGTTCTTGTCTAAGATCAACAGACCACCTGTTTCTGCCTCTAGAATTTCTAGAGCTTTGAAGCAAGAAGGTGCTGCTAACAAGACTGTTGTCGTTGTTGGTACCGTTACCGACGATTCCAGAATCTACGAATTCCCAAAGACCACTGTTGCTGCTTTGAGATTCACTGCTGGTGCCAGAGCTAAGATTGTTAAAGCTGGTGGTGAATGTATCACTTTGGATCAATTGGCTGTCAGAGCTCCAAAGGGTCAAAACACTTTGATCTTGAGAGGTCCAAGAAACTCCAGAGAAGCTGTCAGACACTTCGGTATGGGTCCACACAAGGGTAAGGCCCCAAGAATCTTATCTACCGGTAGAAAGTTCGAGAGAGCTAGAGGTAGAAGAAGATCTAAGGGTTTCAAGGTGTAA
- the MCH4 gene encoding Mch4p (similar to Saccharomyces cerevisiae MCH4 (YOL119C); ancestral locus Anc_3.53), with protein MLNIPIIANSKRFLFPKDHEAQSTPDDDVELEMREGPSSGYHPNLNVDDAILKKNSDQVDLDATKLTNVTSRVLNTPEDSLIYDDDTEFPDGGLQAWLVVFGSFMGLIPVFGLINSLGAIESYISKHQLANISSSTTSWIFSLYLAISFLSCILSGGYFDRNGSIGLMCTGTVIYTGGIFALASCNSVWQFILAFSVCSGLGTGILMTPLIGTVATWFLRRRGIATSISTMGGSIGGIIFPIMLRKLYKEVGFQWAIRILAFICLASLVCASVFAKERTKPFVQPFESKSEVAKWYISSVFNWRYFLEGKFLFVAIGASFAESSLTSCATYLASYSMARGNTESVAYTMITASNAVGILGRYIPGYFADKFIGRFNVEIITISMAALFNFVMWLPFGGNTKVLWAYVCLWGFSTGSILSLTPVCIGQISKTTDFGKRYATVYLLQSLVTIPVLPIGGTLIGKGTVANYNHFIIFNSALMAAGAACYVISRHICVGAKLCKF; from the coding sequence ATGTTGAATATTCCCATTATTGCGAACTCCAAAAGGTTCTTGTTCCCCAAGGATCACGAAGCGCAATCTACGCCAGACGATGATGTGGAACTCGAGATGAGAGAGGGCCCAAGTTCAGGCTATCATCCAAATTTGAATGTAGATGATGCTattctaaagaaaaatagtGATCAGGTGGATCTTGATGCTACTAAATTGACCAATGTCACCTCAAGGGTCTTAAATACCCCAGAAGACTCCTTAATCTACGATGATGATACAGAATTTCCAGATGGCGGACTTCAAGCGTGGCTGGTGGTCTTCGGTTCTTTCATGGGACTCATACCAGTTTTCGGCCTAATTAATTCTTTAGGAGCCATTGAATCGTACATTTCCAAACATCAACTGGcaaatatttcttcttcaacgaCGTCTTGGATTTTCTCCTTATACCTAGCTATCAGTTTTCTGAGTTGTATACTTTCCGGTGGCTATTTTGATAGAAACGGTAGTATTGGTTTGATGTGCACCGGCACAGTTATCTATACTGGTGGCATTTTCGCACTAGCAAGTTGTAACTCTGTGTGGCAGTTCATATTAGCGTTCTCCGTGTGCTCTGGGCTTGGAACAGGAATTTTAATGACTCCTTTGATAGGAACTGTAGCAACCTGGTTTTTAAGGAGAAGAGGTATTGCTACGTCCATCAGTACCATGGGGGGTTCCATAGGAGGTATTATTTTCCCCATAATGTTaagaaaattatataaAGAAGTGGGTTTTCAATGGGCGATCAGAATCTTGGCATTCATTTGCTTGGCCTCTCTCGTTTGCGCTTCAGTCTTCGCCAAAGAAAGGACCAAACCTTTCGTACAACCATTCGAATCCAAGTCGGAAGTGGCGAAGTGGTATATTTCCTCCGTATTCAATTGGAGATATTTTTTGGAGGGAAAATTCTTATTCGTGGCAATAGGTGCTTCCTTTGCTGAAAGTTCCCTGACTTCATGTGCTACATATCTAGCATCTTATTCCATGGCAAGAGGGAACACAGAAAGTGTTGCTTATACAATGATCACTGCTTCCAATGCTGTTGGTATACTTGGAAGGTACATTCCGGGCTATTTTGCAGACAAGTTCATCGGCAGGTTCAATGTCGAAATCATTACCATCTCGATGGCTGCCTTATTCAATTTCGTTATGTGGTTACCATTTGGAGGTAATACAAAGGTTCTATGGGCATACGTCTGTCTCTGGGGGTTTTCGACAGGTTCTATTCTATCGCTAACACCTGTGTGCATTGGACAGATTTCTAAGACCACTGATTTTGGCAAACGTTATGCGACAGTATACCTGTTACAATCGTTGGTTACTATCCCAGTTCTACCAATCGGAGGTACTTTAATTGGCAAGGGTACTGTAGCCAACTATAATCACTTTATTATATTTAATTCAGCGTTAATGGCAGCGGGTGCTGCATGCTATGTGATATCAAGACATATTTGTGTTGGTGCAAAACTTTGTAAGTTTTGA
- the RRI2 gene encoding Rri2p (similar to Saccharomyces cerevisiae RRI2 (YOL117W); ancestral locus Anc_3.55): protein MSDEEDNYDDFMLSDDEGMESIEMEEESGDEDEEMLRLNEEDDREHQDRDVGQHLQHVQDSLEEDHKEEDICEKLFEQGQNFKRDEQYKEARDSFLKIYYRGEFSCDDGMERLLAWKFKALNEILRLRAAQLYFQKNCTRDLALQVLEDTATMSVFLQRMDHQINKNVSELLSDTFEILAPKWERVFLFDVEKVDKENMICRIKFQKNFMDQFQWILKKSDKNSKLKNLQYIIRKKLLIALIWHRRLTTGDIFIPEISSQIQNIARGNEHASIEDNNDLESVSILLQYYILEFMKSARIKNRSLFEKCIRNFELMISRSLTFSQESGLMVILYTSKAVWILDSDSEDDISFALVNYYDRKEELKDMFLHILKHLEEMGKFRERDITSLFHKFVLCGFIFTSIILEAISTDKINPFDFEQVKIALGSPVVSVLKNVYKCFTQLELRELNANISRIPELSIVLSKIIQDIYYLAQTLKLWKKIARLYSCISINDIIMMLQISNDNEMTRDDLLTILMRSIMKDRSMVYFKLDLTSDLVYFGDENKVMLPRCSKEEFRLTGSPKDDGSTANARLIDFEYVNDVGIYSNPTRIKTKSSKEFFNTLRKSRETVKLPKVNDQSNEDVFLPSYVKFSNKYLELTKLVTNNLAQNIT from the coding sequence ATGtctgatgaagaagataactATGATGACTTCATGCTATCGGATGATGAAGGCATGGAGTCCATTGAAATGGAAGAGGAAAGCGGtgatgaagacgaggaAATGTTGCGACTAAATGAAGAGGATGATCGAGAACATCAAGACCGAGATGTGGGACAGCATTTACAGCATGTGCAGGATTCATTGGAGGAGGACCATAAAGAGGAAGATATTTGTGAAAAACTCTTTGAGCAAGgtcaaaatttcaagagGGACGAACAATACAAAGAAGCTCGTGATTCATTTCTGAAGATATATTATAGGGGTGAATTTTCGTGTGATGATGGTATGGAAAGGCTTTTGGCGTGGAAATTTAAGGCATTGAATGAAATATTACGTTTGAGAGCAGCACAGCtttactttcaaaaaaactgtACCAGGGATTTAGCCCTTCAAGTTCTTGAAGATACAGCAACTATGTCGGTTTTCTTACAAAGAATGGATCACcaaatcaataaaaatgtATCTGAATTGCTCTCAGACACTTTTGAGATACTGGCACCCAAGTGGGAAAGAGTGTTCTTATTCGACGTGGAGAAGGTTGACAAAGAGAATATGATCTGCAGAATtaagtttcaaaaaaatttcatggATCAGTTCCAAtggatattgaaaaagtcaGACAAAAACAGCAAACTCAAAAATCTTCAGTATATCATCAGAAAGAAGTTGCTTATTGCACTTATCTGGCATCGAAGATTAACTACGGGtgatattttcattccagaaatttcttctcaaatacaaaatatcGCTCGGGGTAATGAACATGCTTCTATTGAggataataatgatttgGAAAGCGTGTCAATACTGCTGCAGTATTACATATTGGAGTTTATGAAGTCTGCACgaataaaaaatagaaGTTTATTCGAAAAATGCATAAGAAACTTTGAGCTGATGATATCTAGGTCGCTTACCTTCTCGCAAGAGTCTGGATTGATGGTAATATTGTATACTTCCAAGGCGGTTTGGATTTTAGACTCTGATTCGGAAGACGATATCTCCTTCGCACTGGTGAATTATTATGATcggaaagaagaattgaaagatATGTTCCTTCATATTTTAAAGCATTTAGAGGAGATGGGGAAATTCCGGGAGAGAGATATTACTTCTCTGTTTCACAAATTTGTGCTTTGCGgcttcatcttcaccaGCATAATTTTAGAAGCTATCAGTACCGATAAAATTAATCCATTTGATTTCGAACAGGTGAAGATTGCCTTAGGTAGCCCCGTTGTTAGTGTGTTAAAGAATGTCTACAAATGTTTTACACAGTTGGAATTAAGAGAGCTAAACGCTAATATATCTCGTATCCCCGAATTGTCCATAGTACTGAGTAAAATCATTCAAGATATCTACTATCTGGCCCAGACCCTAAAGctatggaaaaaaatcgcACGATTGTATTCTTGCATCTCCATAAATGATATCATAATGATGCTGCAGATAagtaatgataatgaaatgACAAGAGACGATTTATTGACAATCTTAATGCGATCAATCATGAAAGATAGGTCGATGGTGTATTTCAAGTTAGATTTAACTAGTGATTTGGTCTATTTTGGAGATGAGAACAAGGTCATGCTACCGAGGTGttccaaagaagaatttcGTTTAACGGGCTCTCCCAAAGATGATGGATCCACGGCAAATGCCAGACTCATAGACTTTGAGTATGTCAACGACGTCGGAATTTACAGTAACCCGACgagaataaaaacaaagtcCTCTAAAGAGTTCTTTAATACGTTAAGAAAATCTAGGGAAACGGTAAAGTTACCTAAGGTAAACGATCAGTCCAATGAAGATGTATTTTTACCATCGTATGTGAAATTTTCTAACAAGTACTTGGAGCTGACCAAGTTAGTGACAAACAATCTGGCCCAGAATATCACATGA